In a single window of the Solea senegalensis isolate Sse05_10M linkage group LG1, IFAPA_SoseM_1, whole genome shotgun sequence genome:
- the rps8a gene encoding 40S ribosomal protein S8 produces MGISRDNWHKRRKTGGKRKPYHKKRKYELGRPPANTKIGPRRIHTVRVRGGNKKYRALRLDVGNFSWGSECCTRKTRIIDVVYNASNNELVRTKTLVKNCIVLVDSLPYRQWYEAHYATPLGRKKGAKLTPEEEEVLNKKRSKRTQKKYDERKKMAKISPLLEEQFQQGKLLACIASKPGQCGRADGYVLEGKELEFYLRKIKAKKGK; encoded by the exons ATGG GTATCTCAAGGGACAACTGGCATAAACGCCGCAAGACAGGCGGTAAACGCAAGCCCTACCACAAGAAGAGGAAGTATGAGCTCGGTCGCCCTCCTGCAAACACAAAG ATCGGACCTCGTCGCATCCACACAGTGAGGGTCCGTGGTGGAAACAAGAAGTACCGTGCTCTGAGGCTTGATGTTGGCAACTTCTCATGGGGCTCTGAGT GCTGCACACGGAAGACCAGGATCATTGATGTGGTCTACAATGCCTCCAACAACGAGCTTGTCAGAACCAAGACCCTGGTGAAGAATTGCATTGTCCTCGTTGACAGTCTGCCCTACAGACAGTGGTATGAGGCTCACTACGCCACTCCTCTGGGACGCAAAAAGGGAGCCAAGCTG ActcctgaggaggaagaggtccTGAACAAGAAAAGATCAAAGAGGACCCAGAAGAAGTACGATGAGCGTAAGAAGATGGCCAAGATCAGCCCACTCCTGGAGGAGCAATTCCAGCAGGGAAAGCTGCTCG CTTGCATCGCTTCCAAACCTGGTCAGTGTGGCAGGGCAGACGGTTACGTCCTGGAAGGCAAGGAGCTTGAGTTCTACCTGAGGAAGATCAAGGCCAAGAAAGGCAAATAG